In Zingiber officinale cultivar Zhangliang chromosome 3A, Zo_v1.1, whole genome shotgun sequence, the DNA window TTCGAGTTCTTACACGTTTCCGGTCGCAATCTTTGGAGTCGCAGGCAATTCCCGCTCTGTTTTCGGAAGCCACCAGGCTGCTGATTCCGCTGCTAAGGAGCAGGCCCAGGAAGAAGCAGGCCGCGGCGAGGAGGACGACGGTCTTCACAGGCAAAGGTGGTCGGAACCGGGGCTTCTTCTCGGCCGCCGgcagctgctgctgctgctgctgcagccTCTCGCTCACTGCCTTCATCAACCCAACCATCAGGAACATTAATTTCAGTGAGTTGAGCAAACAGAGGAGGAGTTGTGGATCAATTTATACCATGTTTCGTGATTCCAAAGAGCTGAAGCAATTGTCTGGCGATGAATTAAATAGCAAAGATTTGTGAGAGAGTGAAGGATTAATAACTAGTATCAGTTGCTGTCGCAGCACTGAATGAATGGTGGTAGTAAGGTGGTGGGAGTTTTGAAGCATTTGCAGGGAAATGGTTAAGTTTGGGAGGAGATTTGTGTGAGCCTTTTTTGCTTGTGTCATGCACTTTGTGTGCAGGGTTGCAGAGTGTGAGTGTGGGCATCAAGTCGGTCGGTTCTTCGTCACCTATGTCGTCGGCACGATCGAGCTGGCTAGACCCTTATCAAGTTGGTCACACTGTATGATGGCTTGAGTGATTCTGAGTTTTCTTAATGGTACattcaagtcaaatgaatttAATGACAGATTCAGGATTATAGCACTCAGTAGGGTTTTGTTGCTAATGAAGCACAGATGGATACATATACCCAAACAGATGTTTGGTTGAGTTACTCAATTAAAGAAATCATCATTAATTTCTGTTTTCcattcattagcataatctaacAAACAAATGTCAACATTGTACttaaaaaaaacaatttcaaATATCATTAAGTAGAAGCATATCATGTGGCACTAGTGAATGCTATGCTAAATGCAGAAGGAGAATAGATTTGAGATGTATGAAACATGGCATTTCAAGAAGAGGGGGAAGAAGCTTTAAAGATTTTTAGCCATCAAAGAGAACTAAATGCTAATAAGTAACTGCTGTTCATATCTGAAAGATAGACTTTGTATTTTTTTGAACTGACATCTATAATTGGCATGAAAATTATCATTATCTGAAACAATGGACAAAAGTCAAAGAAAAAGCCTAATCTTATACTTTTTCTTTCGTGTAAGCAAGCAAGCTTAATGATGGGCACTTGAAGCTACATAGAAGTCACGCTAAAAACAGCTTCTCATTCTCTTTAGTCAAGTGCCTATTAGGTAGATGTTTGGTGGACAAGTTGAATGTCTCctcaaattttcaaaattgtaaaCAGACTAGTTAGAAAATACTAACCTCGATGAGAATGGCCTAATGAGATTTGCAACTGTTCAAGCATCTTTAACACAAACTTTATGGCATTTAGAGGATTTCAAAGTAACAAGATGTACCTGAGAAGTCGCATAACAGAATGCAGAAACCCAAGAAATCCATGCCAATCCACAACTAGAAATGCACATCCATGTTTATTTGCTTGTTGAGCTACAAGTAACCTAGCGAACAACCAGCGGTAAGGATAAAATTGTCAGCTATAATATTGCAATGGTAATATATATTTCTCGGGCATTCCTCGGTACAACTCTTGTAAGTGAACCATCACATATCTTGAAGTGTGTTAGATGAATGCAACTAATCCAAATGCGTCAAAAGCAAACAAGTATCGGCAAAAAGCAAAGCTTTCGAATTTCAAACTTAACATTAAGGGCATGCTTTGACAAAATATGGAAACCCATAAGAACGCCTGGGTATTTTTCAATCTGAAACAAGTGATGTACATCGCAAGTATTGCTTTGCTCCATCTACCTCAACAAAATATAGGATCTTCTCCAGATCAAAATCTCATAGAAACAAAAGTTTTGCCTCAGCTACAGATCTCAACACTTACAAAAGCTATAAAAGCATTATGAATGTAATAGTGCTACAGCTCAGAAGCAGCATAATCCAACCAGAGCTCATCTGACATGAACTTCCATATTTGCTTATTGTACAGATGCTCAAAAGTATGTTAATGATCAATTTAAAAGTAGCCACACAAGCAAATACAAAAGTTAAAAATATCACAGCTAGAGCTTTGTTTTCCATGTTGATATGATATTCCTGAATGCCTTTGATCTCTGACCTGTTTATGACCATCAATACATAAGCATCAAGTTGTTGAAAAAAGAAAGAATTATAAATTCAACAATGAAGTAAACTCAATAACTAAATATAGTCTGATAATAAAATATACTATTTTCTACTCGTTTTCTTCTTCTAGGTTGAcacataattttgaaattttcttcttctttttgcattTTGTTTTCGCATACTACTTTATTGTGTTCTCTTCTCTTACATTCTAATTCTTTACTAGTTGCATCGGTTGGTATTGCCAAAAAAGTAAGAAATTTGTCACGCACTCAAATAACCAAAATCATTTCCTGTGCACAAAGCTCAATCACAAGTTCCTAAATTAAAGAAGCAAGTTGTGGACAATTCCTGTTGGATAGAGCTCAATGAAGAAATAAGACGCATATTATTGATCATAAGTAGTTGGAAGTACCATGAATTGGTGAGGATCATAAGTTGTTCCTCCtattcttgtttgtttagttggcAAAAATTCATGATATAAAAAGTCAATTTTAACTACTTTATCTATATTATATATGTTATTGATTTAATAAGACATTCATTAGGAAATATGGAGAAAATAATTATTTGCATATTATTTTATTAACTTAGGAGGAAATCTTATGATGGTCCCCTTAGACAATGTTGTAGCGGATCTAAAAGAAGGAAAATCTCTAGTAATTATATTGGTGCAACAAGGACAATATACATTTTTTCCTAGGGATGTTTGTCTATGCACAAATTCTttcttcaaatttaatttatttgtcctCGCAATTTGCAGAATATCATCTTCAATAATACGACAAAGATTGTTTTGAATATGATTGATGAATTTATATGCATCATTACTGGAACAAAAAATGGCTCATATAAAGGACTATATACGAGGTGCACACGAAAAATATTGGCATGCAGACTTAGCTCATACCAAGACTAATACCAGAACTTATCATTTATCTCCTATATACTCATGTAGGATACTGACACTTGAACAACGGCACCTCTATTAATCATGTGTTAGATTCTTATAACCAAGTTCGAGTAGCATGGAAAATGCTTGTCGGAACATGGAAAAGCTTTGTCCGAACTCTGAAGATTGCTTGCAAACAAGTTAAAGCGTGCAAGGAACTTAAAATCGGACTTAAAATGACAAGTATATGGGCACTATAAAGGTAGGTCAATTATCAAGAGCCTTTGAATGTTTATGAAACTAGTTTTCacgtattttttttttactttttctaggTCTAGGAATCTATATTGTATTTTATCTTTTCTATATGATCTTAGCCCCACCAAAAGATAAGCCTCTACTAGGTTCAAATTACAAGTAAATTTTCTTATACTGCATCTTTTTTTTAACCTCTTCTTCTGTCATTTCTTAGCTTGGTCTCACCTATTATCCTATTTCTCTAATCTCTTCTCCTACTTCTAGTTCAGTACTATTTGCTACATCAGAAGAAAaccaaaaaataaatattaaaaaaaatcatatgggATGTTACATGGTCATCAATTGTCCTACTTATCTTGCTTACAGtgacatttctttcttttctcgtCTCTTTCCTGAATTTGGACAGTTCGAATGTTGGATAAAACTTACACAGCTTCCCGTTTTCTATTTAAAACTTTCAAAGAAACAACACATTATTTTTTTTACTCCCCACTCTATCCTTTCTGTTCACCAAAGCAAACATTGCCTAAGGGTGTATGCTTCTCACAAGAAATGGAAAATGCGAGGGAGAGATATAGAGTTGGGGAAATGGAGTTGATAGGGAGAGGATAAGGGAATTTATCCCTTCTTTTTATTTCCACGGAGGGAAAAGAAGGCTTTCCTACTGTTTAAGAAAGAAGGAGATAAAATTTAAGATTCTATGAATATACTTTTAGTTTTACTTTGTTTATATTCTGCAGTTTTGATGCTTAATATATTTGTATCTGCTAAGAGTGGGTTCATAAAAAACAGATCTCTCCAAAGCAAGTTAACTAAGCTAAATACTCTGTTGGAGAAGCTAAATTCAGAAAGGAAATAATAATTTACAAGATATAGGCAACAAACAAGAGATATTCAATTGAACCTGAGGACTGCATTCTCTCTACCTAGCTGGTCCAGTTGtaaggaagcaactcttttccatataAGAAGATCTCCAATATCACTGACCTGAAGTCAAGGAATTTGAATTGGCTGAAAAACAAATAAGTTGGTAGCATACTACAAGAATATAAGAGTTTCAAGGTTTACATACAAGAAGATCTTTGCTGTCCTGCAGATTCTTAATCTCTAATCTCATTTGTGCCAAGATTAGATCTTTGTTGTTGATGTCATCATCAAAGTCCTTGAAGATGTGCCCATATCTGCTGTTCAGTTCCTCCAAATAACGCTCCAACACAGAAAAGTTCATATCAAGAGTTTGGACCTTCTGCATTAAAACCTTAAGTACAGTATCTCCAGGCATTCTTCCTACTTGAGGTGGTTTTGTCTCCTGCATAGGATTTGGCGAAGCACCCTTGGGGGGCTCTTGTTTTGGTTTTGTATTTTCATCAATATGTTCGAGAATTTCCTCAAACTTTTCTGCATTGTGATCCTCAAATTGGTACTGCTCAGCAATTTGTTCTTCGGGTTCTAACCTCTTGTTATCAACTGAAATCATGTCCTCTAGCATCTTCTCAACTGCATCCACTCCATAAACTTCCACCACACTGACAGTACAATAAAACTCAGAACCGTAATGGCTGAGCAAATTAATCTTCAAGTACCTTGCCCACTTTGGTTCTGGTAGGGAAAATCTCTGTGCATGTTTGACGTTTGCCACAGTGAAGTTCCCTAATTTGTCCCAACCATCTGTTGGGTAGACTAAACTGCTGAGCAGTTCAAGATCCTTCAGATTAGAGGAGTAGTGCTCGAAGTTTGCTATCTCAATAGTATCAACCAAAGTTTCTTCTGAAAGCTCAATGACAACATATTTCTCTTCAGCTGAGCATGGATTACGCAGATATTTATCCTGATCTTTGTCTAAGATGTTGGAAGCACCTTTAGCTTCCTTGTTGTGAGCTAATATCTTGGCACCCTTACTAGCAGAAGCATAATTGTACTCTCTACCACTAGGCTCCACTCGGTGGATGATACTCCCGGCTTGCCTAGGAATGGTGTTTTTTTCTTTAGAACTTATGGCTTTGCTTTTGAATTCATCGAGACCAAGGGGAGCAATACGTGATAATCTATCAATTCTTGGATGAGCCTCTTTTTCTAAATCAACAAATGGATCAGAAATCAACTCAGAAGTTGTGTCTTTGTGAGTAGTTGATTGTTCTAATTTGCTTCTATCACTGACCGAATCCTCTCCAATATTCTCATTTGCGACATTTTGGTTGTTTGGATGATCATAAGTGGATGTGGGATCAGATGATCGCAGCAAATCTTGAGCATCCGCTTTCTTATCTATATAGGAGGCATTGTGGAAACTAAACTTACTAGGTTCAGTGCTCTGTCCATCTGCATCATTAATATGAATGAAAAAAAGTATATTTATCTTAGAAAAACAATCTAAAATGAATTTCCATCAGTCTTTGTCATGTTATATCTTGTTAACTAATCAAGTCTCTATAAATTTTCAATGTCTGCAGATTGAAGTTGTAATAAAAACCTAATTGCTGCCAGTTTGGATTCACCttgaagagaaaaataaaacataaggAACAGTTAAAAAGAACTATAAAGGTGTGGGTTTGGATAAAATTCTCAATCATTCTTCAAAATATGTATGAAAGAAGAATGTTACTAAAGCAACAACCATACCCTGAGACACAATCAATAAATACATTAGAGAataaattgaataatattttttaagaaaataaattttattattaggaaaatgaaaaaaaaatacagaaaaaagAAACCCAAATCTCAAAGATAATTGGGTTAAAAAATTAGAAGAAAACAAAttagaaaatcacataaaagcatAAAAGTGAGGGAAGTGCTGTTACTTATGCATGACAACGCCATCAATAAGAACATGGATAGAAAATAAAACGAGGCAAATATTATTAACAAAATAGCCAGTCAAATCTCCTCAAAAGGCTGATGATGTAGGGAAACAGAAAGAAGAGCATTACCTCCACAACCATCACCTTTACTAATCAAGGAATTGATGAGTAGAATTAGAACCCAAAAGATGATGAGAAGAGATGCTGAGGTTATGTAAAAGTGTTTAATCTTGTTAATAACGTTGTTCTCCAATATAGCTCTTCTTTGTAGAAGAGCTCTGCTAGATCTCTGCATTTGCTCATTAATCCAATTGCCAAATCACAGCTGCCAAATCGAaatacaagatttacttggttagtaACATTCAAGAGTAGATGGAGATGACGTGACCATGAGGGTGAATTAAAGAACAAAGATAGGAAGACGACACAATCCCAACAACCATGTCTATCAAAATACTACATTTTTCAAATGCAAAGAGCTAAACTGTGTAAGGATATTGAATATTAATGAGAATTCCAGTAAAACTATGTGATAAAAACGGGAAAAGGAATAGACTAAAGCAACTAAGCTACCAAGAGGTGGAAAAATTTTATGGCGAGAAAACTTGAAACGCAATTTCAGaggaaatttaaaatatttaaagctctttcTTTGTCTTCCCCATCTGGATACATATGACAGAAGAATAAGATCGACTTGTCTATTTTTGCAATACACAGTTTTTTAAATAAAACGTTTTTGCTTTTACTTGCCCTCGCCAAGAATCGAAGCAGATTTTTTTTCTATGGTTAATTTGCGAGAGCGGAAAAACCTTTTGTCCAAGACTAGAAAACCCAAAATTTTCAACAACATCGCTCCTAAACAAAATCTAATCTTGTATTTACAAACCGTCCTTCAAAGTCGATTCCGATAAAACGCGCAAGACCTCGGCCTCAGACCTCGAACGAACGAACGATAAGAATCTgaaaccaaaataaataaataaataaataggaaATCGAATCAAAGACGAAGCCTTGGAGACAAAAACACCAATTCCCCAGATCTAATTCGCTGCCCGTCCCCCGAGATCCAATATTGAATAAGATCGATCAAATACGAACCTTCAGTTCAAGGAGATCTTCGCTGCCGATGGGGATCGAGTCCGAATCGGTGGATTGAAGAAAGAAACGGACGACTTCCCATGCGAGCAGGGTGGAGAAAAAGGAATGAGTCGGGAGGTCAaaggtctgcggcagcaattgcgataacatcaatatctgtccgtgttAAACACCTAAGACCGTCATGTCATAactgggcccgtattcaccgtgatttactccctctcatacttatggggccggggtgagggggccgctgggttggcggttccaaccttttgcaTCAGGGTGGAGAAAAAGGAGAAAGCAGAGGGAGGCGTTTCTGGAATTATACTCCACTTCTCTGCGGGCGATTTGAACCGTTAACCTCGACCCTTTCGACGGCTGCGATCTCTCTGATGACGGCGATTCATTCCAATTCCAGCTCAGACGCAGAATTTGTAATTTGTCTTTTTATAAAAGAGCCCTCTATCGCTGTAGATTCTTCAAATTGCCCGAGCATTCGAAATGATTTTAGATTTTTAGGGtggcattttatttttttttcctcataTTATTTGGAATGGAAATaggtataaatataaatattataaaaataatatttaattagttaaatattttctattaaatctaaattttctttatttatctttaaagaaaaataaaagaaaaaaattagatgggagagaaaattaaaatataatgagaaaaagtgtgatagaaaaaaaaaaagaaaaaaaaaatatgattagagaaaataagaagagaaAGTCTGATGGGAGAAATTGAGAAAAGAGACAATATAATGGGAGAGTGAAAgtgtaatgaaaaaaaaaatcaaaagagagGTGTAAtgagagaaattgaggagagagtaTGTGATGGGAGATAATGAAGACAGGAAAAGtgcgatgagagaaaatgagaagaaagaatataggagagagaaagtggtatgagaaaaaataagaagagagtATGTGATGGAAGAAAAAGTATGGTGGTAAAAGGCAAATATGCTTGTCCCAGAGCCCCCGCTAAcctgtcccaaggccaacacgctCGCCCCAGTGTCTTTGGAATAGTGTCTAGCACTAAGGGAGGCATatacctcgactttgccgagattcgaaccccaaacctcatggtggcaacgCCTCatatgctagccactagaccatccCGAGGGGCAGGGACGGATCTAGGATATTAAGTTTGGGGGGGTCGTATATTAAGtgacaaaaataattattaaatgtaTTATATAATAATGACATCTCCAAACTTTCAAAATACATAATGTATATTTAGTTGAAATGTGAAaaataaaggagaaaaaaaacttaaattcagTCCTACAAAGATTTAAACTCAAAGAGGTgtgttaaaataaaattaaaacttaccaATACACCAACTACACATATGTTTTGAAGTAgggtaaaataatatatatactaataaattttaaaaacttctctataaaattatgttattaaaaaatttaggggggggggggggggaggtcgTGGCCCCCTCATGTCCTAATGTAGATCCGCCCCTGCCGAGGGGACGATGGAAGAGAAAGCATGgtaagagaaaatgaggagagagaaagtgttatGGAAGATAATgtagagagaatgaggagagagaatgtgtgatgataaaagagagaataagaagagagaaagtgatatgaaaaaaaaattaaacaaatatattaaaggtgtatttggttcaagttatcataataatcttagttatgtgattacctagtaTGGAGATTAAAACATAACCTGTATATTTGGTTCAACGTAAGTAATGCTATAATCTAATTTGacatttactatattacccttcttaaatttaatatttaattattttttaaaagctaaattaaattatattaataataatattataaattaataagttgataatatatataataaataaatataattgatttataa includes these proteins:
- the LOC122051321 gene encoding SUN domain-containing protein 4-like, producing the protein MQRSSRALLQRRAILENNVINKIKHFYITSASLLIIFWVLILLINSLISKGDGCGDGQSTEPSKFSFHNASYIDKKADAQDLLRSSDPTSTYDHPNNQNVANENIGEDSVSDRSKLEQSTTHKDTTSELISDPFVDLEKEAHPRIDRLSRIAPLGLDEFKSKAISSKEKNTIPRQAGSIIHRVEPSGREYNYASASKGAKILAHNKEAKGASNILDKDQDKYLRNPCSAEEKYVVIELSEETLVDTIEIANFEHYSSNLKDLELLSSLVYPTDGWDKLGNFTVANVKHAQRFSLPEPKWARYLKINLLSHYGSEFYCTVSVVEVYGVDAVEKMLEDMISVDNKRLEPEEQIAEQYQFEDHNAEKFEEILEHIDENTKPKQEPPKGASPNPMQETKPPQVGRMPGDTVLKVLMQKVQTLDMNFSVLERYLEELNSRYGHIFKDFDDDINNKDLILAQMRLEIKNLQDSKDLLVSDIGDLLIWKRVASLQLDQLGRENAVLRSEIKGIQEYHINMENKALAVIFLTFVFACVATFKLIINILLSICTISKYGSSCQMSSGWIMLLLSCSTITFIMLL